The genomic interval ACTCGGTGCTCGGCCTGGTCAACGAGCCCGGCAAGGACAAGAGCCCCACCCCGGGCTTCGCGCTGAGCGTCGAGGTCGACGACGTGGACGCGCTGCTGGCGACAGTCGAGGCGAACGGTGGCCGCGTGCTCGGCCCGCCGAACGACATGCCGTGGGGTCAGCGGGTGGCCCACGTCAACGACCCCGACGGCAACATGGTCAACCTGACCAGCGGCGGCTCAGAGGGTCAGGGTCTGGCGGGGTGACCGGCCGTACGCGGCCCGGTAGTCGGCCGCGAAGTGGCTCGAACTCAGGTAACCCCACCGGCGGGCGATCGCGCCGACCGTGTCGCCGTCGGTGGGGTCGGCGGACAGCAGTTCGCGGTGGGCCCGGTCGAGCCGGCAGCGGCGCAGGTAAGCCATCGGGGTGGTGTCGAGGTGGCGGCGGAACGCGGCCTGCAGCGCGCGGGGCGTGACCCGGGCGGCTTCGGCTATCCGGTTCGCGGTGAGCGGCTCGGCCAGGTGCGACTCGATGTACGCGTTCTGCCCGGGAACGGAAGTGACTACGCCAGAAACGTATCAGCGGGCGGGGGCCGGATGCTTTTCCAGGGCGTCCCGAAACGTCGTCGCGCGGAGCGCAGCGTTGATGCCGAGCCAGCGGATCGGCTCCGGTTCCCAGGGGCGGGACCGGTGGCCGACCCAGGGCAGTCCGGTCCGTTCGGTCTCGTGGCCGGCGATCAGGTCGGCCAGCGTACGCCCGGCCAGGTTGGCCGCCGCCACGCCGTCGCCCACGTAACCCCCGGCCCAGGCGAGACCGTCTCGCAGCCCTACGCTGGGCATCCAGTCGCGCGGGATGCCGAGCGGGCCACCCCACCGGTACGCGATCTCGGGTTTGATGCCGAACATGCCACCCAATGTCCGGCGCAGACTTTCGAAAACCGAGGGCACCTGGTCGTACGAGGGCTCGACGCGCGACCCGAAATGGTAGGGCGCCCCGCGTCCGCCGAAGGCGAACCGGTCGTCGGCCGTACGCTGGCCATAGATGATCATGTGGCGTTCGTCGGTGAACGTCTCGCGCCGGGCCAGGCCGATGCGTTCCCAGTCGGAGGCCGGCAGCGGCTCGGTCGCGATCATCAGGGAGTAGACCGGCGCCAGCGCGCGGCGGTGACCGGGCAGCTGGGCCGTGTAACCCTCGAGCGCCCGCACCACCGTGCCGGCCGTGACGGTGCCCCGATCGGTCACCACCGAGCCGCGGGAAAGGGACAAGACCCTGGTGTCCTCGTAAATGTCGACACCGCGCTCGGCCACGGTGGAGGCAAGCCCACGTACGAGGCGGGCGGGATGCAGGGCGGCACAATCGGGGCTGTAGACGCCGCCGAGCACGTCGGTCGCGTTGCAGATCGCCGCCGCTTCCTCCCGCGGCAGGAAACCGTTGGCACGCCGGGCCCGTCGCAGCTGCGCGGGGGAGCGCGCCAGCGAGATCGTCCCGCCCTTGGCGTAGTGGCAGTCGATGCCCTCCGCGGCGGCGACCCGCCCGACCTCGTCGACGGCGCCGGCCAGGGCCACATGCATCGCCAGTGCGCGCTCGGGACCGTACCGCCGCGCCAGCTTGGCCTCGCTCACCGGGAACAGTCCGGACGCCCATCCGCCGTTGCGTCCGGACGCGCCGAACCCGCAGTACTGCGCCTCGAGCACCGCGACCCGCAGCGAGGGCGCGGCCTGGGAGAGGTAGTACGCCGTCCACAATCCGGTGTAGCCGCCCCCGGCGATGGCCACGTCGTACGACCGGTCGCCCGGCAACGGCGGTCGCGGCGTCACCGGCCCGAGGGTGCTCAGCCAGAAGGACGGCGTCATCGCGTCCCCAGGCGTACGTCTGTTTGGCCAGCTTGAGATACATGAACGTCTCGCAGGCGATGACGCCCTTGACCGCCCGGACCTTCTCGTTCAGCAGGTCGAGCAGGTGCTCGTCGTCGGTGCAGACGAGCTCGACGAGCAGGTCGAAGCCGCCGGCGCAGACCACCACGTAGTCGACCTCGGGGATCGCGGCGATCTCGTCGGCGATGGCGCGCAGATCGCCGTTGACCTTGAGGCCGACCATCGCCTGCCGTGCGAAGCCGAGTGTGAGCGGGTCGGTCACCGCCACGATCTGCATGAGACCGCCGTCGAGCAGACGCTGCACCCGCTGGCGCACGGCCGCCTCGGAGAGGCCGATCGTCTTCGCCAGCGTCGCGTAGGACATTCGCCCGTCGCGCTGCAGGTGCTCGATGATCTGCTTGTTGATGTCGTCGAGTGCCACGTCCGCCGTCACGCCGCGATTCTTCACGCCGGACCCCGCGACGGCAATCGCATCACTCGCCTGGTTCGCGACCGGCGACGGAATCCGCACCGGAACGCCTCCCCTCAGTTCTCGCGGCATGTGCGTTTATCGCAGAGTTGATCGCCCTTGACAAGCTTTTCCGTGGCATCGACGCTCTTGGGGCACGGTTTCAGTTCCGCCGTGCCGGACGAAAGGCTCATTCATGCGCATCCTCGCCGTCGGAGCGGGCGGTGTCGGATCCGCCGCCGCGCTGATCGCGGCCCGTCGCGACTTCTTCGACCTGTTCGTCGTCGCCGATTACGACCTCGGCCGCGCGGC from Paractinoplanes brasiliensis carries:
- a CDS encoding VOC family protein, translated to MPTVQAILSTPNFERQRAFYEGLFGAVQTMRYPEQGEVFYAGFTIGDSVLGLVNEPGKDKSPTPGFALSVEVDDVDALLATVEANGGRVLGPPNDMPWGQRVAHVNDPDGNMVNLTSGGSEGQGLAG
- a CDS encoding helix-turn-helix domain-containing protein, with the protein product MESHLAEPLTANRIAEAARVTPRALQAAFRRHLDTTPMAYLRRCRLDRAHRELLSADPTDGDTVGAIARRWGYLSSSHFAADYRAAYGRSPRQTLTL
- a CDS encoding NAD(P)/FAD-dependent oxidoreductase, whose translation is MTPSFWLSTLGPVTPRPPLPGDRSYDVAIAGGGYTGLWTAYYLSQAAPSLRVAVLEAQYCGFGASGRNGGWASGLFPVSEAKLARRYGPERALAMHVALAGAVDEVGRVAAAEGIDCHYAKGGTISLARSPAQLRRARRANGFLPREEAAAICNATDVLGGVYSPDCAALHPARLVRGLASTVAERGVDIYEDTRVLSLSRGSVVTDRGTVTAGTVVRALEGYTAQLPGHRRALAPVYSLMIATEPLPASDWERIGLARRETFTDERHMIIYGQRTADDRFAFGGRGAPYHFGSRVEPSYDQVPSVFESLRRTLGGMFGIKPEIAYRWGGPLGIPRDWMPSVGLRDGLAWAGGYVGDGVAAANLAGRTLADLIAGHETERTGLPWVGHRSRPWEPEPIRWLGINAALRATTFRDALEKHPAPAR